Proteins from a genomic interval of Rhodococcoides fascians A25f:
- a CDS encoding FAD-binding oxidoreductase produces MSVTTDADARLTELESLLPAGAVVTDPDITEGYRRDWAKDPDAGTPLAVVRAQSTEDVRAVMRWATEHNVAVVPRGAGSGLSGGATAVDGGIVLTTELMREITVDPVTRIAVVQPGLLNAEVKKAVAEHGLWYPPDPSSFEMCSIGGNAATNAGGLCCVKYGVTTDYVLGLEVVLADGTAVRLGGPRLKDVAGLSLAKLFVGSEGTLGIITEITLRLIPAQPPASTVVASFASVHDATTAILAITRTLRPSMLEFMDRASIGAVEDAMNMGLDREAAAMLIARSDSPGADRGREIEIMAAACTEAGASDVFTTDDPDEGEAFAAARRFAIPAVERLGSLLLEDVGVPLPALPALVDGIAELSAKYDVLVAVIAHAGDGNTHPLIVFDPEDADMTRRANVAFGAIMDLAISLGGTITGEHGVGRLKKAWLPDQVGEDVMELTRRIKTALDPAGILNPGAVL; encoded by the coding sequence ATGTCGGTGACGACGGATGCAGATGCCCGACTGACCGAACTCGAATCCCTGCTTCCTGCCGGTGCCGTGGTCACCGACCCGGACATCACCGAGGGATACCGACGCGATTGGGCCAAGGACCCCGACGCAGGTACCCCGCTGGCCGTTGTGCGCGCTCAGTCGACCGAGGACGTTCGTGCCGTCATGCGCTGGGCCACCGAACACAACGTGGCGGTCGTTCCGCGCGGTGCCGGTTCCGGATTGTCCGGCGGTGCCACCGCTGTCGACGGCGGAATCGTGCTCACCACGGAGTTGATGCGCGAGATCACCGTCGATCCGGTGACCCGTATCGCCGTCGTACAACCCGGGCTGCTCAACGCCGAAGTCAAGAAGGCAGTCGCCGAACACGGCCTGTGGTACCCACCGGATCCGTCGTCGTTCGAGATGTGTTCCATCGGCGGCAATGCGGCCACCAACGCCGGCGGGCTGTGCTGCGTCAAGTACGGCGTCACCACCGACTACGTTCTCGGACTCGAGGTCGTCCTGGCCGACGGAACTGCCGTCCGACTCGGCGGACCACGCTTGAAAGATGTTGCCGGACTGTCACTTGCGAAGCTCTTCGTCGGATCCGAGGGCACCCTGGGCATCATCACCGAGATCACCCTGCGACTGATCCCGGCACAACCTCCGGCCAGCACCGTGGTTGCCTCGTTCGCGTCGGTGCACGATGCGACGACTGCGATTCTGGCCATCACCCGTACCTTGCGGCCGTCGATGCTCGAATTCATGGACCGCGCGTCCATCGGTGCCGTCGAGGACGCCATGAACATGGGACTCGACCGCGAGGCAGCTGCGATGCTCATCGCTCGGTCCGACTCACCAGGTGCCGATCGGGGGCGCGAAATCGAAATCATGGCGGCCGCGTGCACCGAGGCCGGTGCCTCGGATGTCTTCACCACCGACGACCCCGACGAGGGTGAGGCCTTCGCTGCCGCACGGCGATTCGCCATTCCCGCGGTCGAACGACTCGGCAGCCTGCTGCTCGAGGATGTCGGTGTTCCGCTGCCTGCCCTCCCGGCCCTCGTCGATGGAATAGCCGAACTGTCCGCGAAGTACGACGTACTGGTCGCCGTCATCGCGCACGCCGGAGACGGCAATACCCATCCGCTGATCGTCTTCGACCCCGAGGACGCCGACATGACCCGCCGAGCCAACGTCGCCTTCGGAGCGATCATGGATCTCGCAATTTCGTTGGGCGGCACCATCACCGGAGAACACGGCGTCGGTCGTCTCAAGAAGGCCTGGCTGCCCGATCAAGTCGGAGAAGACGTCATGGAACTGACCCGCCGCATCAAGACTGCTCTCGACCCGGCGGGCATCCTCAACCCGGGTGCTGTGCTCTGA
- a CDS encoding Type 1 glutamine amidotransferase-like domain-containing protein — MKLFLSSYRFGGHSAAFVQLTGPPSGLAVIANASDAWPAAARESSLRSEFGPLRALGYRPVEVDLREYAGRPAAFERALDGFGAVWVRGGNTFVLRAQLARSGADDILSERVRGNSIAYGGYSAGACVAAPSLIGIEDADDPDEVRPVTGIDTVWDGLNLVDFSIVPHLNSVLDENDSGWATLQRLRRDGVCCHGLTDEQAIVVDDSGTRILGG; from the coding sequence GTGAAACTGTTCCTGTCGTCGTACCGATTCGGCGGCCACTCCGCCGCCTTCGTCCAACTCACCGGGCCGCCCTCCGGTCTCGCCGTCATCGCGAACGCGTCGGACGCGTGGCCCGCCGCGGCCCGCGAATCCTCGCTCCGCAGCGAATTCGGCCCGCTGCGCGCTCTCGGGTATCGACCGGTAGAGGTGGATCTACGCGAATACGCGGGTCGGCCGGCAGCGTTCGAGCGTGCCCTCGACGGATTCGGTGCGGTGTGGGTGCGCGGCGGCAACACGTTCGTCCTGCGCGCCCAGCTCGCCCGCTCGGGCGCAGACGACATTCTGAGCGAGCGTGTTCGCGGGAACTCCATCGCCTACGGCGGTTACAGCGCGGGTGCGTGCGTGGCGGCTCCGTCACTGATCGGAATCGAGGACGCGGACGACCCCGACGAGGTTCGACCCGTCACTGGTATCGATACGGTATGGGACGGACTGAACCTGGTCGACTTCTCGATCGTCCCCCACCTGAATTCCGTTCTGGACGAAAATGATTCGGGATGGGCTACGCTGCAACGCCTGCGCCGCGATGGCGTGTGCTGTCACGGTCTGACCGACGAACAGGCCATCGTTGTCGATGATTCGGGGACACGGATTCTGGGTGGCTGA
- a CDS encoding HIT family protein, with protein sequence MESCIFCAIVAGDAPAHRVFENDHTVAFLDIRPISRGHLLVVPREHATDLNSSHPDAAAEVFRVGHTLARAVRHSDLRADGANLVINDGKAAFQTVFHLHLHVVPRWHRDRLRFAAGFVTRRLRKPDRVADAVRVGLTRLDGEPPA encoded by the coding sequence GTGGAATCTTGCATCTTCTGTGCCATCGTCGCGGGTGACGCGCCCGCGCACCGCGTGTTCGAGAACGACCACACCGTCGCCTTCCTCGACATTCGGCCGATCAGTCGTGGTCACCTCCTCGTCGTTCCGCGCGAGCACGCCACCGACCTGAACTCGAGCCATCCGGACGCGGCCGCCGAGGTGTTTCGCGTCGGGCACACCCTGGCGCGCGCGGTGCGGCACTCGGACCTGCGCGCCGATGGAGCGAACCTTGTGATCAACGACGGCAAGGCTGCCTTCCAGACGGTCTTTCATCTGCACCTTCACGTAGTGCCGAGGTGGCACCGTGATCGACTGCGGTTCGCGGCCGGATTCGTCACGCGTCGCCTGCGCAAGCCCGATCGAGTCGCGGACGCCGTCCGCGTCGGGCTGACTCGGCTGGACGGAGAACCGCCGGCGTGA
- a CDS encoding Re/Si-specific NAD(P)(+) transhydrogenase subunit alpha → MDTTQSTEKGSGSTTVVGVVRESGEGERRVALVPKIVASLTGKGVEIVVESGAGLGALIPDELYVAAGATIGDPWSADVVVKVAPPSDAEIAKLTSGSTLIGFLAPRNAENSIGALKAAGVQAFAVEAIPRISRAQVMDALSSQANVAGYKAVLLAASESTRFFPMLTTAAGTVKPATVLVLGVGVAGLQALATAKRLGGRPTGYDVRPEVADQVRSVGAQWLDLGIDAAGEGGYARELTEDERVQQQKALEEAIKGFDVVITTALVPGRPAPRLVTAAAVEGMKPGSVVVDLAGETGGNCELTEPGQTVVKHDVTICSPLNLPASMPEHASELYSKNISALLELMLVDGKLAPDFSDEVLAGACVTREKEN, encoded by the coding sequence TTGGATACAACGCAGAGCACTGAGAAGGGTTCGGGATCCACGACAGTCGTCGGTGTGGTTCGGGAATCGGGGGAGGGCGAGCGTCGTGTCGCTCTGGTGCCCAAGATCGTTGCGTCCCTGACGGGCAAGGGCGTCGAGATCGTCGTGGAATCGGGTGCCGGTCTCGGCGCTCTGATTCCGGACGAGCTGTACGTTGCCGCCGGAGCGACGATCGGTGATCCATGGTCGGCGGATGTCGTCGTCAAGGTCGCGCCGCCGTCCGATGCCGAGATCGCCAAGCTGACGTCCGGTTCGACGCTCATCGGATTCCTGGCACCGCGTAACGCGGAGAACAGCATCGGCGCATTGAAGGCTGCAGGCGTGCAGGCCTTCGCCGTGGAAGCGATTCCCCGTATCTCTCGCGCCCAGGTGATGGACGCGCTGTCCTCGCAGGCCAACGTTGCGGGCTACAAGGCCGTGCTGTTGGCGGCCTCGGAATCGACCAGATTCTTCCCGATGTTGACCACCGCCGCGGGCACCGTCAAGCCCGCGACCGTGCTGGTACTCGGAGTCGGGGTGGCGGGTCTGCAGGCATTGGCTACCGCCAAGCGTCTCGGCGGCCGACCGACCGGGTACGACGTGCGTCCGGAGGTGGCAGATCAGGTTCGATCCGTCGGCGCACAGTGGCTCGATCTCGGGATCGACGCAGCCGGCGAGGGCGGGTACGCCCGTGAGCTGACCGAAGACGAGCGTGTGCAGCAGCAGAAAGCGCTCGAAGAAGCCATCAAGGGCTTCGACGTGGTCATCACCACTGCACTGGTACCCGGCCGACCCGCGCCCCGCCTGGTCACCGCCGCCGCTGTCGAAGGGATGAAGCCCGGCAGTGTCGTCGTCGACCTTGCCGGCGAGACGGGCGGAAACTGTGAACTCACCGAGCCCGGCCAGACCGTCGTCAAGCACGACGTCACCATCTGCTCCCCGTTGAACCTCCCGGCCTCGATGCCCGAGCACGCCAGCGAGCTGTACTCGAAGAACATCTCGGCATTGCTCGAACTCATGTTGGTCGACGGCAAGCTCGCCCCCGATTTTTCGGACGAGGTCCTTGCCGGTGCCTGCGTGACACGTGAGAAGGAGAACTGA
- a CDS encoding NAD(P) transhydrogenase subunit alpha: protein MYTPLLANIAILVLSGFVGFAVISKVPNTLHTPLMSGTNAIHGIVVLGALVVLGKVEDPSIGLQVILFVALVFGTVNVIGGFVVTDRMLGMFKSKPVPAETSKGADS from the coding sequence ATGTACACCCCGCTGCTCGCGAACATCGCGATCCTGGTTCTCTCCGGGTTCGTCGGCTTCGCGGTGATTTCCAAGGTGCCCAACACCTTGCACACCCCATTGATGTCGGGAACCAACGCCATCCACGGCATCGTCGTGCTCGGTGCCCTCGTCGTACTCGGGAAGGTCGAGGACCCCTCGATCGGCCTGCAGGTCATTCTGTTCGTCGCGCTGGTGTTCGGAACGGTCAACGTCATCGGTGGATTCGTGGTCACCGACCGCATGCTCGGCATGTTCAAGTCCAAGCCGGTGCCTGCCGAGACCTCGAAGGGTGCTGACTCCTGA
- a CDS encoding NAD(P)(+) transhydrogenase (Re/Si-specific) subunit beta: MDNLVNILYIVAFGMFIYGLMGLTGPKTAVRGNQIAAVGMFVAVVATLISIRDTENWILIIVGLVVGVALGIPPARKVKMTAMPQLVALFNGVGGGTVALIAWAEFLDTSGFSHFNHGESPTVHIVIGSLFAAIIGSISFWGSLIAFLKLQETLPGSPITIGKLQQPLNALLLIGAVAAAVVIGINATPGGGVSQWWIVAVLVLAGILGLTVVLPIGGADMPVVISLLNALTGLSAAAAGLALNNTAMIVAGMIVGASGTILTNLMAKAMNRSIPAIVAGGFGGGDAAAGPAGASGGTVKATSAADAAIQMAYANQVIVVPGYGLAVAQAQHAVKDMAKLLESKGVEVKYAIHPVAGRMPGHMNVLLAEADVAYDAMKEMDDINDEFSRTDVTLVIGANDVTNPAARNDPSSPIHGMPILNVDQSKSVIVLKRSMSSGFAGIENPLFFAEGTSMLFGDAKKSVSEVTEELKAL, translated from the coding sequence ATGGACAATCTCGTCAACATTCTCTACATCGTCGCCTTCGGCATGTTCATCTACGGCCTGATGGGTCTGACCGGTCCGAAGACCGCCGTGCGTGGCAACCAGATCGCTGCAGTCGGCATGTTCGTTGCCGTCGTGGCGACGCTCATCTCCATTCGCGACACCGAGAACTGGATCCTGATCATCGTCGGACTCGTCGTCGGCGTCGCGCTCGGAATCCCGCCGGCACGCAAGGTGAAGATGACTGCGATGCCGCAGCTGGTGGCGCTGTTCAACGGCGTCGGCGGTGGCACTGTCGCATTGATCGCGTGGGCCGAGTTCCTCGACACGTCCGGATTCTCGCACTTCAACCACGGTGAATCGCCGACGGTGCACATCGTCATCGGCTCGCTGTTCGCGGCGATCATCGGTTCGATCTCGTTCTGGGGCTCGCTCATCGCATTCCTCAAGCTGCAGGAAACTCTGCCCGGCTCGCCCATCACCATCGGCAAGTTGCAGCAGCCGCTCAATGCCCTGCTGCTCATCGGTGCGGTTGCCGCTGCTGTGGTCATCGGCATCAACGCCACTCCGGGTGGCGGGGTATCGCAGTGGTGGATCGTCGCGGTTCTGGTGCTCGCGGGCATCCTCGGCCTGACAGTGGTGCTGCCGATCGGCGGCGCGGACATGCCGGTGGTCATCTCGCTACTCAACGCTCTGACGGGCTTGTCGGCAGCGGCCGCCGGTCTGGCGCTGAACAACACGGCAATGATCGTCGCCGGCATGATCGTCGGTGCTTCCGGCACGATCTTGACCAACCTCATGGCCAAGGCGATGAACCGTTCCATCCCGGCGATCGTCGCCGGTGGATTCGGCGGCGGCGATGCTGCTGCCGGTCCGGCCGGTGCAAGCGGCGGAACGGTCAAGGCAACGTCCGCAGCCGACGCGGCGATCCAGATGGCCTACGCCAACCAGGTCATCGTCGTGCCCGGATACGGTCTGGCCGTTGCGCAGGCGCAGCACGCGGTCAAGGACATGGCCAAGTTGCTCGAGTCGAAGGGCGTCGAGGTCAAGTACGCCATTCACCCCGTCGCCGGTCGCATGCCGGGGCACATGAACGTGTTGCTCGCCGAGGCCGACGTCGCGTACGACGCGATGAAGGAAATGGACGACATCAACGACGAGTTCTCCCGCACCGACGTCACGTTGGTCATCGGCGCGAACGACGTGACCAATCCCGCGGCGCGCAACGACCCGTCGAGCCCGATTCACGGGATGCCGATCCTGAACGTCGATCAGTCGAAGTCGGTCATCGTTCTCAAGCGATCGATGTCGTCCGGATTCGCGGGCATCGAGAACCCTCTGTTCTTCGCCGAGGGCACGTCGATGTTGTTCGGTGACGCAAAGAAGTCGGTCTCGGAGGTGACCGAGGAGCTCAAGGCTCTCTAG
- a CDS encoding phosphotransferase family protein has protein sequence MGAVGLDEDAVSTWIAGLGIGATSPLTYRRIGNGQSNLTFEVRDAGGSAWVLRRPPLGHLLASAHDVVREHRILSGLQNTAVPVPKMIAVTEDSSFSDVPLVLMSFVDGVVVDSVAVAEQLDIDHRRRVGLGLTVALADIHRVDLESSGLADLASHKPYAARQLARWTKQWESSRTRGVPGIDSLAARLAAGIPQQHEVTLVHGDFHLSNVITARDDGRVAAVVDWELCTLGDPLADLGGLLAYWPQADDGVAGPFMASTLPGFPTRAELVESYAQNTGRDVSDVGFWQVLALWKLAIIAEGVMRRMEADSRNRAIAGGPTTTLIDDIVTRAVNTADEIGL, from the coding sequence ATGGGCGCAGTGGGACTGGACGAAGATGCGGTGTCGACCTGGATCGCAGGATTGGGAATCGGCGCTACGTCCCCTCTGACCTATCGTCGAATCGGAAACGGGCAGTCGAATCTCACGTTCGAGGTGCGTGACGCGGGAGGGTCCGCCTGGGTTCTTCGTCGGCCTCCGCTCGGACACCTGCTGGCCTCGGCGCACGATGTGGTGCGCGAACATCGAATTCTTTCGGGTTTGCAGAACACTGCGGTGCCGGTTCCGAAAATGATTGCGGTGACCGAGGATTCGTCGTTCTCCGATGTTCCTCTGGTGCTGATGAGCTTCGTGGACGGTGTTGTGGTCGATTCGGTCGCGGTGGCCGAGCAACTCGACATCGACCACCGTCGCCGAGTCGGGCTCGGGCTGACCGTCGCGCTCGCCGATATTCACCGCGTCGATCTCGAGTCGTCAGGTCTGGCCGACCTGGCAAGCCACAAGCCCTACGCCGCTCGTCAACTCGCCCGATGGACCAAGCAATGGGAGTCCTCGCGCACCAGGGGCGTACCTGGCATCGATTCTCTCGCGGCCCGACTCGCAGCCGGCATTCCGCAGCAGCACGAAGTGACTTTGGTGCACGGAGATTTCCACCTCAGCAACGTCATCACCGCCCGCGACGACGGTCGAGTCGCTGCGGTCGTCGACTGGGAACTGTGCACACTCGGGGATCCGCTGGCCGACCTCGGCGGACTGCTGGCCTACTGGCCGCAAGCCGACGACGGGGTCGCGGGCCCGTTCATGGCGTCGACTCTGCCCGGATTCCCCACCAGGGCCGAGCTCGTCGAGTCGTACGCTCAGAACACGGGGCGCGATGTCTCCGACGTCGGATTCTGGCAGGTGTTGGCGCTGTGGAAGCTCGCGATCATCGCCGAAGGCGTCATGCGACGAATGGAAGCGGACTCACGAAACAGAGCGATCGCGGGCGGGCCCACCACGACTCTCATCGACGACATCGTCACCCGTGCGGTGAACACCGCCGACGAGATCGGCCTGTAG
- a CDS encoding acyl-CoA thioesterase has product MADQVNESAELSRASDFPALWPVPTRWDDNDHYGHVNNVTYYAYFDTAVNGWLMETTGVDIRELPAIGVVAETSCRYLSELSFPDRLQVGLAVEKLGTRSIVYSLALFREAEDDALELAARGRFVHVYVDGVTRRPVAIPPEIESAARTLVIGTSTS; this is encoded by the coding sequence ATGGCGGATCAGGTGAACGAAAGTGCGGAGTTGTCTCGTGCGTCGGATTTTCCGGCATTGTGGCCGGTGCCGACGCGGTGGGACGACAACGACCATTACGGCCACGTCAACAACGTCACCTACTACGCGTATTTCGATACTGCCGTCAACGGCTGGTTGATGGAGACGACGGGTGTGGACATTCGAGAACTCCCGGCGATCGGCGTGGTGGCGGAAACGTCGTGTCGTTACCTGTCCGAGTTGAGTTTTCCGGATCGCCTTCAGGTCGGCCTGGCCGTCGAGAAGTTGGGTACCCGCAGCATCGTGTATTCGCTCGCGCTGTTCCGGGAAGCCGAAGACGATGCGCTGGAACTGGCAGCCCGGGGTCGTTTCGTGCACGTCTACGTCGACGGCGTCACGCGCAGACCTGTCGCGATCCCACCCGAGATCGAAAGCGCAGCACGCACTCTGGTGATCGGAACCTCGACGAGCTGA
- a CDS encoding benzoate/H(+) symporter BenE family transporter, giving the protein MTAADSAYGPTPLSTPISAGIVASLVGFTSSFAVVLTGLRAVGATPAEAASGLSALCVTQALGMMWLARRYRQPITLAWSTPGAALLAGTGVVAGGWPAAVGAFVTVGILIVLTDLWPRLGALVSRIPVPLAQAMLAGVLLPLCSAPVAAFADSPALIAPVAVVWLVVLRFSTRWAVPAAFVAAAAVIAADLIGSGTSIAASDLVPGIDWTVPHWTWQATIGIAVPLYIVTMASQNIPGTTVMASFGFRIPWRASMTVTGTGTALGAFAGGHTINLAAISAALSANPGAHPDPKRRWIAAFSVGCSYLVLALLATALATLVAAAPAGVVETVAGLALLGTLAASLFGALEHAADREATVLTFLVAASGLTFAGIGSAFWALVVGLVVRAILRRQSPIATAPEETG; this is encoded by the coding sequence GTGACCGCTGCCGATTCCGCCTACGGACCGACTCCACTCTCGACTCCCATCAGTGCCGGAATCGTGGCCTCACTGGTGGGCTTCACGAGCTCCTTCGCCGTCGTGCTGACCGGCCTGCGTGCGGTCGGTGCCACCCCGGCAGAGGCGGCGTCCGGATTGTCGGCGCTGTGCGTGACGCAGGCACTGGGCATGATGTGGCTGGCCCGCAGATACCGACAGCCCATCACCTTGGCGTGGTCGACGCCCGGTGCGGCGCTGCTGGCCGGAACCGGCGTCGTGGCGGGAGGGTGGCCCGCCGCCGTCGGCGCGTTCGTCACGGTCGGGATTCTGATCGTCCTGACGGACCTGTGGCCCAGACTGGGTGCGCTGGTCTCGAGAATTCCAGTACCTCTTGCCCAAGCAATGTTGGCCGGGGTTCTTCTACCCCTGTGCTCGGCACCGGTGGCCGCGTTCGCCGACTCCCCCGCGCTGATAGCGCCGGTGGCGGTCGTCTGGCTCGTCGTTCTCCGATTCAGCACCCGCTGGGCAGTGCCCGCAGCGTTCGTTGCAGCGGCCGCTGTCATCGCCGCAGACTTGATCGGCAGCGGCACCTCGATCGCGGCGTCCGATCTCGTTCCCGGAATCGACTGGACGGTTCCGCACTGGACCTGGCAGGCCACGATAGGGATCGCGGTGCCGCTGTACATCGTCACAATGGCGTCGCAGAACATTCCTGGCACCACGGTCATGGCGTCGTTCGGATTCCGAATCCCGTGGCGTGCGTCGATGACGGTCACCGGCACCGGCACCGCCCTGGGTGCATTCGCCGGCGGCCACACGATCAATCTCGCCGCGATCAGTGCGGCGCTGTCGGCCAATCCCGGCGCACATCCGGATCCGAAGCGGCGATGGATCGCGGCGTTCTCCGTCGGTTGCTCGTATCTGGTGCTCGCGCTGCTGGCCACGGCTCTGGCTACTCTGGTGGCCGCAGCACCTGCCGGAGTGGTGGAAACCGTTGCCGGACTTGCGCTGCTGGGGACACTCGCGGCGTCCCTGTTCGGGGCGCTCGAACATGCGGCGGACCGCGAAGCGACCGTTCTGACGTTCCTCGTCGCCGCATCCGGCCTGACGTTCGCAGGAATCGGGTCCGCCTTCTGGGCCTTGGTCGTCGGGCTCGTCGTGCGGGCGATCCTGCGGCGGCAGTCCCCGATCGCTACTGCGCCCGAGGAGACTGGCTAG
- a CDS encoding GntR family transcriptional regulator, producing MMPVHLRDSQVPKHEQLRAILLHRCTKELQPGDLMPSERKLMEDYGVSRITVREAIGQLVNDGHLVRVRGKGTFVASRTVQSRLHLASFSEEMRAQGLTPTTVVLFARLENPSAATVRALGLAVGEQTYHVKRLRLADAEPVSVDDGWFRAALLPGLIEHDLSRSVYEAVHTYYGLTIDRAEPTVKATAADSDTATLLGTKRGAPVLYFDRVSFSGDEPLEHTESWYRCDRYQLSMEVEGRRRTTPRR from the coding sequence GTGATGCCCGTACATCTGAGGGACAGTCAGGTCCCGAAACACGAACAGTTGCGCGCAATTCTGTTGCACCGCTGCACCAAGGAGCTTCAGCCGGGCGACTTGATGCCGAGCGAACGCAAGCTGATGGAGGACTACGGCGTCAGCCGTATCACCGTCAGGGAAGCGATCGGGCAACTCGTCAACGATGGCCATCTGGTGCGCGTGCGTGGCAAAGGCACGTTCGTGGCCAGCCGGACCGTGCAATCTCGTCTGCATCTGGCGTCGTTCTCGGAGGAGATGCGCGCGCAGGGACTGACACCGACGACGGTTGTGCTCTTTGCGCGACTCGAAAACCCCTCGGCGGCAACCGTTCGTGCCCTCGGCCTGGCCGTCGGGGAGCAGACCTACCACGTCAAGCGCCTTCGATTGGCCGACGCGGAGCCGGTGAGCGTCGACGACGGATGGTTTCGTGCGGCTTTGCTTCCCGGCCTGATCGAACACGATCTGAGCAGGTCCGTGTACGAGGCCGTGCACACCTACTACGGCTTGACCATCGACCGGGCCGAACCGACCGTCAAAGCGACCGCGGCCGACAGTGATACGGCGACCCTGCTGGGCACCAAGCGTGGTGCGCCGGTGCTGTATTTCGACCGAGTCTCCTTCAGCGGTGACGAGCCCCTCGAACACACGGAAAGCTGGTACCGATGCGATCGATACCAGCTGTCGATGGAGGTGGAAGGGCGGCGACGCACCACGCCGCGTCGGTGA
- a CDS encoding PTS sugar transporter subunit IIA, with the protein MNDATLILSPVAGQVISLGEVPDPVFSAQMVGSGVALRPAASDGPVEVRSPVAGKILKLHPHAFVVFTDDKAGVLVHIGIDTVKMKGEGFDLVAAEGDRVQAGDLVVTYDPAAIAAAGYSDVVPVVLMDSKPDSITSAHIGTDVATGDPLFELP; encoded by the coding sequence GTGAACGACGCCACCCTGATCCTCAGCCCTGTTGCCGGCCAAGTGATCTCGCTTGGCGAGGTGCCCGATCCGGTGTTCTCCGCGCAGATGGTGGGTTCCGGTGTTGCACTGCGGCCGGCCGCGAGCGACGGTCCCGTCGAGGTTCGTTCTCCGGTCGCGGGCAAGATACTCAAGCTTCATCCGCACGCGTTCGTCGTCTTCACCGACGACAAGGCGGGCGTACTGGTGCACATCGGTATCGACACCGTGAAGATGAAAGGTGAAGGCTTCGATCTCGTTGCAGCCGAGGGAGATCGAGTGCAGGCGGGCGATCTCGTCGTCACCTACGACCCTGCCGCGATCGCAGCAGCGGGTTACTCCGATGTGGTGCCCGTCGTCCTGATGGACTCGAAACCGGATTCGATCACGAGCGCGCACATCGGCACCGACGTGGCGACGGGTGATCCCCTGTTCGAGCTGCCCTGA
- a CDS encoding glucose PTS transporter subunit EIIB, producing the protein MSKADAIVKGLGGADNIVEIEACITRLRTEVKDGSLVDEAALKAAGAHGVFHKGTAVQVIVGPEADTLAEDIEDIL; encoded by the coding sequence ATGTCCAAGGCGGACGCGATCGTGAAGGGCCTCGGCGGTGCTGACAACATCGTCGAGATCGAAGCGTGCATCACCCGGCTTCGCACCGAAGTGAAGGACGGCTCGTTGGTCGACGAGGCTGCACTCAAAGCGGCGGGTGCCCACGGGGTGTTCCACAAGGGCACTGCCGTTCAGGTCATCGTCGGCCCCGAAGCGGATACGCTCGCAGAAGATATCGAAGACATTCTGTGA